Proteins encoded by one window of Lathyrus oleraceus cultivar Zhongwan6 chromosome 1, CAAS_Psat_ZW6_1.0, whole genome shotgun sequence:
- the LOC127130106 gene encoding BAG family molecular chaperone regulator 3 produces the protein MMRMRNNHNHSNKTNGVSSPITSGGCRTEPGSMDWEMRPGGMLVQTRTNNSDQNPVLVPTIRVRVKFGSIYHELNISSQATFGDLKKMLTGPTGLHHQDQKLFYKDKERDSKAFLDIVGVKDKSKLVLVEDPISQEKRILEIRKNAKMEKAAKSISQISLEVDRLAGRVSAFESIISKGGKVVESDVIGLIELLMNQLLKLDTIIADGDVKLQRKMQVRRVQKYVETLDILKVKNSTTNGNDVQTTIQPQQKQSNGKKLETIQEQQQEQPRKNSNEVSLIYEEQQQPSGVVVTTKWETFEFDSTPPLITFPSTSTTTPSMNNNSGPPKFNWEFFE, from the exons ATGATGAGGATGAGGAATAATCATAATCATAGTAATAAGACAAATGGTGTTTCTTCACCTATAACCTCAGGTGGTTGCAGAACTGAACCCGGTTCAATGGATTGGGAGATGAGGCCAGGTGGAATGTTGGTTCAAACTAGAACCAATAACTCAGATCAAAACCCGGTTTTGGTTCCAACTATTAGAGTTAGGGTCAAGTTTGGTTCAATTTATCATGAACTCAACATTAGCTCACAAGCCACATTTG GGGATTTGAAGAAAATGTTGACAGGACCAACTGGATTACATCATCAAGATCAAAAGTTGTTTTACAAAGACAAAGAAAGAGATTCAAAGGCTTTTCTTGACATAGTTGGTGTAAAGGATAAATCAAAGTTAGTGCTGGTGGAAGATCCTATAAGTCAAGAGAAAAGGATTTTGGAGATAAGAAAGAATGCTAAGATGGAGAAAGCTGCAAAATCTATCTCACAAATCAGCTTGGAAGTTGATAGACTCGCCGGACGG GTATCTGCTTTTGAATCAATAATTAGCAAAGGTGGGAAAGTTGTAGAATCAGATGTGATTGGTCTTATTGAGCTATTGATGAATCAATTGCTCAAATTAGATACTATAATTGCTGATGGAGATGTCAAATTGCAAAGGAAAATGCAG GTAAGAAGAGTTCAAAAGTATGTTGAAACATTGGATATTCTAAAAGTTAAGAATTCTACAACAAATGGCAATGATGTTCAAACAACAATTCAACCTCAACAAAAGCAGTCAAATGGGAAAAAATTGGAAACAATTCAAGAGCAACAACAAGAACAGCCTAGAAAAAACTCAAATGAGGTTTCATTAATATATGAAGAACAACAACAACCTTCAGGAGTTGTAGTTACTACAAAATGGGAGACATTTGAATTTGATTCTACCCCACCATTAATCACATTTCCATCTACATCCACAACTACTCCTTCAATGAACAATAATTCAGGTCCTCCTAAGTTCAATTGGGAATTCTTTGAGTGA